GTAACTAAACCTTAATTCTTATAACCCcgctgagccattcaaaacaaTGTTTACATCCGATTCCATCTCTGGCACTAGTCCAACCACCATTCTAGTCTCTTTTCATAAAAAAGGAGCCCTGGAAGACCACCTGGAAACACATTcaaaacccacagactaatccagtctgtcttgatctcgctggcacaatctaagtggtatccaccacactagctaagagttccatgcacctccctgcaacaaaactctagctctcactacaggTATCATAAGTATATAGAACCATGCACCATGCCAACTATCACAAGGCtctccactctcaagcccaaaagttactatactttccttgccatttaggaTTACTCCATAATTatttaaccaatccataccctgggtcaaaccaaagcctgtcataaccagctttatcaaaatcactgatgagtcctttccataaccaaactcatctcttaagttgccaataccatattgcatttccatcacaacataaccatgtgatcatcgtatcatccttatgcttccatatatgcaacaaataaaaggacagcatggcaccaaaaccaataaGTATAACTtagaaatcaaaactagaaaactaacctgccacccctgaggaactagtctcagtctcagactctgactgtcctgaaataaacactcgagttggaatcgagctgtctatcctcctTTGCTCAAGCtcccttagccttgggcaatttttttttaaatgcccaATCATGCCACAAGCGAAACatgaccttgctcggcattctcccaaatgacacctcttgcaccgcgtgcatattggacgagtcttccagctttcattcttacttgcttCAATGAggggagataccactatctgagctccatgctccctggcactcttcttctcaactATTATGCTTTcaatagcaagagccttctctactaCCTGaccataggtagagacttcatgcactggggcaactctaatgccctgagctattccaggattcaatccatgaacaaacctttccttctgagTTATATCTATGGGtatcaaatttgttaacatactcggctactgatgcctttccttgaatgagattcagaaactcattcatcttagcagtcttagctgcatcacagtaatatttctcattaaacagctgcctaaattcctTCCAATCTCTCACAGccgtatctcgtgtctgggaaactacctcccaccacgtccgggcatcatcccgcaatacatatatcgcacagatcaccctatcgtgacctaccagccccatactgtgtagaatggaactgatcatgcctatccattgctcagcttcgaatggatctaggcctccctcgaagactggaggataatattcctggaatcttccacaaaggaaTTCCCATccactctcaaccctaggctgagctaaagctgatgccactcctggcatagcagaggaagaggtactccccaacaaactccgctgttgcttcaaatacctaatctcttcctcatgcctctgcaatcttaattgcaaatctgtaagcatctgctgaaaattcataggtgcagatgaagaactgataccctggctgtaactcccaaccCATGTATAACCACCACCACGCCTCATTATCTgtcttgaatataaacctgctgattgaatctgcagtcaataacttgacccattaatcacaacGATCATATCAAGATTTTTTCCCCCAATCAGAGATTTCTTATATTCTGTTCTTAACTGAAAATAGTCCCAATCATTTCTGACCAAGTTACATATGAATTACCCAAATAAATCCTTCATTCTTAGCGGTGGATATCCGTTCTTAACAATTACCTTATTTAGCTTCCATATACAGTATGTACTCTTGCAAAATTGGCTCTCTCCTTAACCCATGATGTTAACATACCCTATTGTAAGATGCTCCGTCTAATCACCTTTAAGTTAAAAAAACTCCCTTGATTGAATCTTTAATTCTGGCTACTAAATTAGCGTCATTCTTCACGGTGTTTCCAGTGCTAGTTTTATTCTTGCCTTATTCCCACAGTATACTCTATTTCCTAGTCATGACAGCAATCTTAACAAATCCATGTACACCCATTTAAAATTCCACTGACGCATCCAGTTTCTCTCTGATCTACCTACATAACCCTAGTGGTACCTACCACTACGGCTAGACATTTCGAAGTCACAGTCGAGTCCTCTCTTCTTACACTCAAAAATCACCACTCTCtcttacagtccatggttgtcccttatcgCCCAACTTATCCATACtaagatgtaatgacccaaatttccctaataaggtttaggaccttgattaggaggccaggatggccataattgatttattatggtattaaatgattatatgcatgtttatgtgaattatattataatatgatgatgaatgcatgcatgCATATGGATCCACATTTTATGGTaatggcattttggtaatttggcccgttgagggcgtaattgtgtattttcatgtatgtaggtgaattacaaataataccacattaaatttggatttgttcgagccattcgtcatgagacgatctttgaatgcaagttttcagtctggtcataacagggttaatttcggggctcggagtgagtctcggggtaatttgaggattagaacattaccgagaattaaaaggtaatgggatatgatttattggtatttgagaatattgagaataacgggaatttgagggtgttaattatgattaacgagataggcaggaaatgacgattttgcccttagtggctgttaaggttttattttagacttaagggccttttagtcttttcaccctaaggttataTTTAACCATTAGAAGGAtgtggaaagctaagaaaaatagGGCATCACCTCATCCTTCTCCCGACAGTTTTTCCTCTCCATTTCTCCTTggattttgaagctctttttgaggaatcgAGCTTGAGAACCAAGCTTTGATAAGCTAgggtttgttggggttttatgccctaattaaaactcaaattctttataatctcattttattatcaataaaagaatagaaatcattttttgactttgtcaatcactttgctcacatgttttattttcatgattatttgtttaatataaacttctattaaatcctgagcatatagctaatcttatttatagtgacgtaatcacagtggaatataaatatgattatatgttcaaaattagttagtcctaagattagtcagtgcaccggatttacactgacttgccaatctacgatatgatatacttacacattacagtgttatgttctttccagaacattagcaaagtagataagatcggatgtatttgttacatcggacaggatcgatattgacagttgataagataagtaaacataccgttattatctattctagtcatatcatatagttgaccataggtcaattcaatctcaattctgagtggttagtattctaacttattgtattatttgagttctttgacttgttcgttaccagcttaccctacggactagcccatacttacatcttgggaactcggtagtataattagtgggagtgttaatcatagatatgaacatctatagcttctgatgaagaagtgaaacgatggtttccttttagtttggttcaaggtgttaaatgatagagatctcatttcagtaattaaattagtttactgaaatatcatttacaaggaactaagtgttttaaggataaaatacaatgaggggtaaaacggtattttagtcatttctcattgtagaccgtctatagaggattgcgtgacaattatggttgtaacaatggataattaatagcgtatctatatttgttatagagcgttctatgaattcaagagtgcaattccgagtctatagtggagtcacgaggaattaataagttagtaaatttatttgttagatttatgataacttattggagcttgatttcataggcccatggtccccattgtaccttggataaaatcatctagatagtctcaattaattgatttaatcatcaattagaattatcaaagttgactaggtcaattttggatagtttcacagagttgtgtaattttgaagaaaagagaaattatggcagatttattaattaagataaattggtatctaaattaataaataaatttaaatcaaggttcaaattataaataattattttgataaaggatttaaataattatttaattaattaaatcaatagaaaataatacaggccttgattttaagtccaatgggcttataatcaaatggaaaatttcacgggcctatagcccatgataatttcgacctagggcttcaaaatggatattattttattgattttttaattaaattaaatggcctaattgggtctataaaaggagtgcttagagagaagtcaaaaagaagtttgagaagtcacaagtcagattttctgatagttttatattctctctaaacacaagtccttttctaagccactttgttattttctcttcttctttctatatctatctcatgtgttgagaattgcccacactagtctaggtggttctaaggatacatttgaagattgtgaagaaaatagaagatcggttcagtttcttgataatactctgcgacagaaaggatacaagagttagagaaactgaaggaatgacttttaattccgctgcgtatactgtaagtattatattatttgtttctctttgaattcaattttagaaacatgttttaggctatcttgtattaatttgtttaatattagatatacatgaaaataaataaagatcctgtataagctttttccaacagggttgtgttctaccattgaagagggtgctaagctgagattgaggtgagtttttggccattaaaactcttgttcttgctctatttttctatttgagtttcagctggtttttgagttggaaagttgagtttcaatgagagtttttggcaagggatgcttgggttatgatgcctaggttatgtgtagatggtatttgggtttatttgggggtttaaacggagtttggaagcttgattttcaggttggaaatgaaGGATTCGAAGGAGGGAAGAACCAGGGCGATTCCGCCTGGTCCTAAcactatagcgcccaaagggtgGCGCTACATCGCTAGCCAGGGAAAAAATCCCCTGgttgtagcactggggcgctagtgagGCAGCGCTGTAGTACTACCCTGTTTTCTCATAAgcatgttttgggcatttttgagggttttcggctcgaggtttcaattcctaaggctcgggatcgaatctacttaccatttgggtacaattcggggtcccgagagtgaggtttagatcatgaaacttttattgttgattttcattaatgaaggttatatttggttatgactaggtgaccgctaagggattaaaggaccgattgttctcaagggtcgttcatttgttatttctccctcgaaccagaggtaagaaaactgcacccagtatgtgatgcatgagaaacatgtgattagggcatgataTGAACATTAAATGTGAGATTGATcggagcttgagtctttgtgtttgtacatgatcataattatgctagcaactgttaagtaagcatgttgaatgccctacatttggatatttgacatatgatatatgcctgattTTATTGCTTACTTTTGCATGGCAcagacccatgagtcagaaatcggcatgggccgtatggtattggcttaagagtcaagaacgacactgatgtgtttaacacaagccgaaaagattagatctaatcgacatttacattgaatgactcatcatgagcattaatgccggactgaccttaagttcgatgaaaactaaaagcgcttgtctagcctatggctagttacttagagccagggccagaaggcccaggtgactacattgtcacatggctatggatgCTGATCCacttagtgacttgctcatcagttactcattatggttaacagaacctcaagtgctAAATCACTCATTaaggttaacagaacctcaagtgttaaatcactcatcatggttaacagaacctcaaatgttaaatcactcattatggttatcagaacctcgaagtgtttaatcactcatctgtttaggattgacttgatagtcatccagaCAGGAGGGCAGAGCCCACATGGTTATGGATGTTGAGTCCACTTAGTGACTTGTTtttcagtcactcattatggttatcagaacctcaagtgttaaatcactcatctgattaagattgaattgatagtcatccattcaggagggcaggatttcttatcctggataccccatcattatctgaacttgattgcatgcatgaatagggttattatttCTAGGCATGCATGATATGATTTTAaagacatgttattactgttcatgagcatattgaattttcttgctgggcttcagatcacgggtgctatgtggtgcaggtaaaggcaaaagaaagttgtacctgttggggttttatgccctaattaaaacccaaattctttgtaatctcattttattatcaataaaagactagaaatcatttttttgacttggtcaatcactttgctcacatgttttatttttatgattatttgtttaatataaacttctattaaatcccgagcatatagctaatcgtatttatagtgacgtaatcacagtggaatataaatatgattatatgttcacgaggaattaataagttggcaaatttatttgttagatttatgataacttattggagcttgatttcataggcccatggttcccattgtaccttggataaaatcatttagatagtctcaattaattgatttaattatcaattagaattatcaaagttgactaggtcaattttggatagtttcacagagttgtgtaattttgagaagaaaagagaaattatggcagatttattaattaagataaattggaatctaaataaataaataagtttaaatcaaggttcaaattataaataattaatttgataaatgatttaaataattatttaattaattaaatcaatagaaaataataatgaCATTGATTtgaagtccaatgagcttataatcaaatgagaaatttcacgggcctaaagcccatgataatttcgacctagggcttctaatcaacttttttttttattgatttttaaattaaataaatgacctaaacacaagtcattttctaagcctcttattgttcttttctctttttctctctgtatctgtctcatgtgttgagaattgcccactctagtctaggtgattctaatgatacattggaagactgtgaagacaattgaagatcggttcagtttcttgataatactctgcgacagaaaggatacaagggttagagaaactgaatgaatgactcattcattccgctgcgtatactgtaagtattattatcattgtttctctttgaattcaattttagaaacatgttctaggttatctcatattaatttgtttaatattagatctacatgaaaataaataaagatcctgtataaagttTCCTAATAATTTATGTatttcatttttataatttttttaattattaattgattttattttttttaatagtgtttcatatttttatatttatttatgtatttttgtaGTATATTAGCATATTTCTTGtagattttaaattatatttgttATAATAATTAGTATTTTGAATCGTAAATAATGTatagtattttaatttttatgtaatatattttttatatattttaattttaaaaataaatattatttctaaataaatGGGTCCGTGTGACAATTTCCTGCCCTAATAGAGGTATCATTGTCATCGCCCCATCCCAACGAGAATATGCAGAAATGGAGAGAAAGACAAAAATTAAAATTCTTAACGAGTATGAGAATTGGGTAGCAATCCGCGTCTCGTGTGCATCCCTAATTAGAAGCCTCATTTCATACTTAAATGCATAATGTAGTATCCTAATGTTAAATTTTGACTTAATTTGATTATGAATCTTTTACTTTATTTCAACACACCGTGTATGTTATGCTCTAATATTAAAGTACATTCCAATCGACATTTGCCAACTCATATTATGATTTATTGtattttaaacaaattatttttaaaatattagaaATGATTTTACAAAtctaaaaacaaaaacaataagtGGGATCCACTTAAAAAATTGATTGATTATCTATTAAATTTCCTTTCGAAAATATTAAAaccttattttttaaaaatatttatttaatgttttaaaaaaatttacacTTTTTTTGGACCCGATTTTATCCTGTTACAtgtttagaccatgtgttttaataaattattttttagatcctatttttataaaatagttcaaataaatcaaaaaaatcgattttgataaaaaaaaaaattgaactcaaatcacaaataatttaccaaattaaaaattctaaaaaaaaacacacaattATTTTGCCTAATAATTGTATTatcatattcaattttttttctttaccaAAATTAAATTTAGGggtctatttaaactattttataGATCACaagatttaaaatttaatttttcaaGACACAAAGtccaaacaaaacaaaatataaaaaaaaaaaaagtataaaccctaaaaaaaaaGCCATCAATTAAAATTTTACAAACATACTATTTTAATTTCTTAATGTTATTTCAAAATGAAAATGAATCGCCccttatgtttaaataataactaATATGTTTATACCACTACTTAAATACTATTATCAAGTAAAGATCAAGAACAAATGAAATAATAGTAAAGTGAATAAGAACCACATAGGAATTATGTGGTGCACTTCATTTGAAGTTGAAGTCTACTATCTAAGGTAGGCTTACAAACAGTCTGGCCACAGAGTATCTTTATCCCAAACAAGGAGTTAGCCACGTGGCAAACACAAGAAACCAAGGCATTAGCTTGAACCAACCAATGAGAGAAGACCTTATCCTATCCATTATCTCAGCTAAAAATAAGTGTATTATATCCACTCTCTCTCCACACAAACAACTCTGCTTTCAATCACTGTGTTTTCAGTCAGGACGGTAGAGCCAGGGGaaaggaggaggaagaagaagaagaaggtgaaccATCATGGCAGCCTCGCTACAAGCAGCCGCCACTCTAATGCAGCCCACTAAGATGGGCTCCAACGCCGCCCGCGGTGGGTTGCAACTCAGGTCTTCTCAGAGCGTTTCCAAGGCCTTTGGTGTTGACAGCACTGCTGGAGCTAGACTCTCGTGCTCTCTCCAAACTGACTTCAAGGACTTGGCCCAGAAATGCGTCGACGCCACCAAGATCGCTGGCTTCGCTCTCGCCACTTCTGCTCTTGTTGTCTCggtacatttatatatatatatatctttatgtTTATATTGCTGCTAAACCCTTTGTTTAATTCTCAATGATTGTATTAGTACTTATGTTTTAAGGAAAAGATTGTTGTGATTTGTGATTGTGAGTATGCTCTTTTGAGTTCAATAGGTGCAGATCATGCAGTGTTAGAGACTAAATTTAGTGTTAGTGTTGTAACCAAACTAGTTTTATCATTAAGAAAAAGTTAGAACTTAATAGAGATGTATGTAAGCCAAATTTAATTTCAACAAGGAAGTTTAGTCAGTTATTAAGtataagttttttaaaaatttgacAGCAACTTAGAAAAATGATATGTTATTGTTCTTATATATAACTTACTTGCCCATGTTAggattataatttttttgatattaCTATATGAAAGGTTTTACTATAATATTGCATGGAGTTGATGTGAACTTTTGAGAGTTCTTCTTACTTACACAATGGTTTTGATTGAACCAACCAAAACGAGAATCGTTTCATGTTGACAGGGAGCTAGCGCGGAGGGAGTACCAAAGCGTCTAACATTCGACGAAATCCAAAGTAAGACATACATGGAAGTGAAAGGAACAGGAACCGCAAACCAATGCCCCACCATCGACGGTGGTGTCGACTCATTCGTGTTCAAGCCAGGGAAGTACAACGCCAAGAAGTTCTGCTTGGAGCCAACTTCGTTCACAGTCAAGGCAGAGGGAGTGAGCAAGAACGCCCCAGCAGAGTTCCAAAACACCAAGCTCATGACCCGTCTCACCTACACCTTGGACGAGATCGAGGGACCCTTTGAGGTCTCGAGCGACGGCACAGTGAAGTTCGTGGAGAAAGACGGCATAGACTACGCTGCAGTCACAGTCCAGCTCCCTGGTGGCGAACGCGTGCCTTTCCTATTCACCATCAAGCAGCTTGTGGCCTCGGGCAAGCCCGAAAGCTTCAGCGGTGAGTTTTTGGTCCCGTCGTACCGTGGCTCGtcgtttttggacccaaagggcAGAGGTGGCTCCACTGGATACGACAATGCCGTGGCCTTACCAGCTGGTGGTAGAGGAGACGAGGAGGAACTTGTTAAGGAGAACATAAAGAACACTGCTTCTTCTACAGGGAAGATTACTCTGAGTGTTACCAAGACTAAGCCCGAGACTGGTGAGGTGATTGGAGTGTTTGAGAGTGTTCAGCCATCTGATACTGATTTGGGAGCTAAGGTTCCTAAGGATGTGAAGATTCAGGGTGTGTGGTATGCTCAGCTTGACTCGTAGATGAGTTATTATTTTTGTGTTCATTGTTATGAATGTGAAAAtaattctctctttctctctccctatGTGATCATTGATGTAAGTTCTTGAGATTTTTGCTATAAGTTTTTATTCAAGGTGTTTTTGTGCTTAACTTGTCTTAATTTACCTGTAAAACCCCCCCAACTACTCAAAGAAAGAGGCAACTCAGGAACCTTTGTGTTGTTGTTGTatattatcatcatcatcatccttaTTTTATGCTAAATATCATTTccaattataatattatattatcaataatatatgtaaatatatattgtCCTATGCTATTATGAATGATGAAGCAcctttaattgttttattattttcttttttctccCTTGTTTCAAATGAGACAAATATTGATTTCTATTCTAGACATTACATTATTTTCagcataaaaattaaaaatcagaAAACCATGCTGTATTGTGTGCTTTGATTTAATCTATACGAATAAATCAAAGAAAAGTGGGCTTTGAGTCTATATAAACAAGGAACACCTGAGGAAATTTAACGTAGTGaactttttataaaattttagtaCTAAGTGTAGTGATTGATATTATCATATTAGtataatatatacataaaaattctgAGACTGACTCCATCTTACCCTCAGTTATAACAGTCTATTTGAGTAGAATCCATCAACCAGCATCAACCAATATGAATGAGTGAGATAAAGATATGAAAAATGCTAAAGAGTATCCTTGGGTGTCCAACACCCTACAAGTTATATTGCTATTTACATATgctataatttaaattaaaatatgtaagatatgatacTAAATTGTAATAATGGCGATATGTCATGTTCTAAGTTGTTAGACATTTTAACAATTATTGACTAGCTTTTTTGCTAACAACTAATTCAAATAAAgcttaaagaaataaaaattatacataggaattttacgtggttcaggttgtgAATCAACCCTAGttcacgagtcacttgtattaggatttAAAGAAGTTGCAAAGCTCGAGTTTCTTGGGGGTTTCGGGCAATGTATGAGCTCACTCTGAAACTAAGAATTGAGGATTGTTGTATCCTAaatttagcacgagttcacttACCCAGCTTGGGTACAGCCGGCAGTTAAATACACGGAAAATAACTAAGTAGAATACCTagttattaaccatgtgagcagctcgagactcACAATGATTAGATCCAATATTAGGCGTCTGGGACTTACTACGAGCTCGGAGTCAGGTAATTGTCAAACACGAGctcaggtgagatattcagctcgcgaggacctagatataacgcatactgaaagatcccaagagactcgggatatctttatacactcattaatgaccACGTtgtctcatatatatataatttattactCGAGATAGCAGGAGCATattttattctgttatcaaattatataccaatgtaaatgagaataatttgtattaattatataccatatataaT
The genomic region above belongs to Humulus lupulus chromosome 1, drHumLupu1.1, whole genome shotgun sequence and contains:
- the LOC133812419 gene encoding oxygen-evolving enhancer protein 1, chloroplastic — protein: MAASLQAAATLMQPTKMGSNAARGGLQLRSSQSVSKAFGVDSTAGARLSCSLQTDFKDLAQKCVDATKIAGFALATSALVVSGASAEGVPKRLTFDEIQSKTYMEVKGTGTANQCPTIDGGVDSFVFKPGKYNAKKFCLEPTSFTVKAEGVSKNAPAEFQNTKLMTRLTYTLDEIEGPFEVSSDGTVKFVEKDGIDYAAVTVQLPGGERVPFLFTIKQLVASGKPESFSGEFLVPSYRGSSFLDPKGRGGSTGYDNAVALPAGGRGDEEELVKENIKNTASSTGKITLSVTKTKPETGEVIGVFESVQPSDTDLGAKVPKDVKIQGVWYAQLDS